A DNA window from Sphingopyxis macrogoltabida contains the following coding sequences:
- the infB gene encoding translation initiation factor IF-2 has translation MSDEQDKPTLTRKPLGLKRTVEAGQVQQQFSHGRRNTVVVEVKRRRVLGRPGEAAPAPEVEEVQAAPAPAPAPAPAPAPKPAAPRATESDSLMSRQERQAQLLREAEEARMAALEENRRRDEAARARAAEEEKARAEARVEQAAAKADEPAPAPAAAEPAVPEAPAAAAEPQAEAAPRPATTSAAPAPRRFTPVEAPKRPEPKRPEPKANRGTDNRRQSGKLTVTRALNEDEGARARSLAALKRAREKEKRSHMTSSGPREKQVREVVVPESITVQELANRMAEKGSDLVKALFKMGSPVTINQAIDQDTAELLVTEFGHEIKRVSEADIDIRHDEDVDDAAQLKPRAPVVTIMGHVDHGKTSLLDALRGANVQAGEAGGITQHIGAYQVKANDGSVITFLDTPGHEAFSDMRQRGANVTDIVILVVAADDGLKPQSIEAIHHAKAAGVPIIVAINKVDKDGANPQRVRERLLEHELVVEEMGGDVQNVEVSALKKTGLDKLLDAIALQAEIMELKANPDRAAEGTVIEAKLDKGRGPVATILVRRGTLKVGDIFVCGAESGRVRALVDDHGKQIKQATPSMPVEVLGLGGVPMAGDTLTVVENEARAREVAAYRQEQATRKRTEQAPVSLEGMFSALADKANVIEYPVIVKGDVQGSVEAIVNALNKLSTDEIRVRVLLSGAGAITESDVTRAASTGAPIIGFNVRPNAKAREIAAREKVRFMYYDVIYHLTADVAKEMAGELGPERIENVVGRAEVKEVFPAGKRDKAAGLLVLEGSIRKGLHARLTRDDVIVSATTIASLRRFKDDVAEVRAGLECGVVLADTNDIKPGDHLEVFEVELRERTL, from the coding sequence ATGAGTGACGAACAGGACAAACCGACCCTTACCCGCAAGCCTCTGGGGCTGAAGCGGACGGTCGAGGCCGGGCAGGTGCAGCAGCAGTTCAGCCACGGACGCCGCAACACGGTGGTGGTCGAGGTGAAGCGCCGCCGCGTGCTCGGTCGTCCGGGCGAAGCCGCTCCGGCGCCCGAGGTCGAAGAGGTTCAGGCCGCTCCGGCGCCCGCGCCCGCCCCGGCACCCGCCCCGGCGCCCAAGCCTGCGGCGCCGCGCGCGACCGAGTCCGACAGCCTGATGTCGCGTCAGGAACGCCAGGCGCAGTTGCTCCGCGAAGCCGAAGAGGCCCGCATGGCGGCGCTCGAGGAAAATCGCCGCCGCGACGAAGCGGCGCGCGCGCGCGCTGCCGAGGAAGAAAAGGCGCGGGCCGAAGCGCGTGTCGAACAGGCGGCCGCCAAGGCGGACGAACCCGCTCCGGCGCCGGCTGCTGCCGAACCGGCCGTACCCGAAGCCCCCGCCGCAGCCGCCGAGCCGCAGGCCGAGGCTGCGCCGCGTCCTGCGACCACCAGCGCCGCTCCTGCGCCGCGCCGCTTCACGCCCGTCGAGGCGCCCAAGCGCCCCGAACCCAAGCGCCCCGAGCCGAAGGCGAACCGCGGCACCGACAATCGCCGCCAGTCGGGCAAGCTGACCGTCACGCGCGCGCTCAACGAGGACGAGGGCGCCCGCGCGCGCAGCCTCGCGGCGCTGAAACGCGCCCGCGAAAAGGAAAAGCGCTCGCACATGACCTCGTCGGGTCCGCGCGAGAAGCAGGTCCGCGAAGTCGTCGTTCCCGAATCGATCACGGTACAGGAACTCGCCAACCGCATGGCCGAAAAGGGCAGCGATCTGGTCAAGGCGCTGTTCAAGATGGGCAGCCCGGTCACGATCAATCAGGCGATCGATCAGGACACCGCCGAACTGCTCGTCACCGAGTTCGGGCACGAGATCAAGCGCGTCAGCGAAGCCGATATCGACATTCGCCACGACGAGGATGTCGACGATGCCGCGCAGCTCAAGCCGCGCGCCCCGGTGGTCACGATCATGGGCCATGTCGACCACGGCAAGACCAGCCTGCTCGACGCGCTGCGCGGCGCGAATGTGCAGGCGGGCGAGGCCGGCGGCATCACCCAGCATATCGGCGCCTATCAGGTGAAAGCGAATGACGGCAGCGTCATCACCTTCCTCGACACGCCGGGCCACGAAGCCTTCTCCGACATGCGCCAGCGCGGTGCCAATGTCACCGACATCGTCATCCTGGTGGTCGCGGCCGACGACGGGCTGAAGCCGCAGTCGATCGAGGCGATCCACCATGCGAAGGCGGCCGGGGTGCCGATCATCGTCGCAATCAACAAGGTCGACAAGGACGGCGCCAACCCGCAGCGCGTCCGCGAACGCCTGCTCGAGCACGAGCTGGTGGTCGAGGAAATGGGCGGCGACGTCCAGAATGTCGAAGTCTCGGCGCTCAAGAAGACCGGCCTCGACAAGCTGCTCGACGCGATCGCGCTGCAGGCCGAGATCATGGAGCTGAAGGCGAACCCCGACCGCGCCGCCGAAGGCACGGTGATCGAGGCAAAGCTCGACAAGGGCCGCGGCCCCGTCGCGACGATTCTCGTCCGTCGCGGGACGCTGAAGGTCGGCGACATCTTCGTCTGCGGCGCCGAAAGCGGCCGCGTCCGCGCGCTCGTCGACGACCATGGCAAGCAGATCAAGCAGGCGACGCCGTCGATGCCGGTCGAAGTGCTCGGTCTCGGCGGGGTGCCGATGGCCGGCGACACGCTGACCGTCGTCGAAAATGAGGCGCGTGCCCGCGAGGTCGCCGCCTATCGTCAGGAACAGGCGACCCGCAAGCGCACCGAACAGGCGCCGGTCAGCCTCGAAGGCATGTTCTCGGCGCTCGCCGACAAGGCGAACGTCATCGAATATCCGGTCATCGTCAAAGGCGATGTGCAGGGCAGCGTCGAGGCGATCGTCAATGCGCTCAACAAGCTGTCGACCGACGAGATCCGCGTCCGCGTGCTCCTGTCGGGTGCCGGTGCGATCACCGAAAGCGATGTGACGCGCGCGGCGTCGACCGGTGCGCCGATCATCGGCTTCAACGTCCGTCCGAACGCCAAGGCGCGCGAAATCGCGGCGCGCGAAAAAGTGCGCTTCATGTACTATGACGTCATCTATCACCTGACCGCCGACGTGGCGAAGGAGATGGCGGGCGAGCTCGGTCCGGAACGCATCGAAAACGTCGTCGGCCGCGCCGAGGTCAAGGAAGTCTTCCCGGCCGGCAAGCGCGACAAGGCCGCCGGCCTGCTCGTGCTCGAAGGGTCGATCCGCAAGGGCCTCCACGCGCGTCTCACCCGCGACGACGTCATCGTCTCGGCGACGACGATCGCGTCGCTG
- a CDS encoding DUF448 domain-containing protein, translating to MRTPRNDQLTETDRAKGRGQHVPERRCVLTGEVSPAEQLVRLALGPDGSVAPDVHGKAPGRGAWIGVSRADLETAQAKGKLKGGLARALHEGQFTIPDDLGERIEAQLRRATLDRLGLESRSGTLISGNEKIEQAARRGQVRLLLHASDAGEDGRKKLAQAWRVGEDDEGSGREGQVLPVDRHTLSMALGRENAVHLAITDARAADRVLAHLSRWQFFTGWSRDAANRDSDPLAPPPAGEEKTGTAPAGTAASDAF from the coding sequence ATGCGGACCCCGCGCAATGATCAGCTGACCGAAACCGACCGCGCAAAGGGGCGCGGCCAGCATGTGCCCGAGCGGCGCTGCGTCCTCACCGGCGAGGTTTCGCCGGCGGAGCAGCTCGTGCGTCTGGCGCTCGGCCCCGACGGCAGCGTCGCGCCCGACGTGCATGGCAAGGCGCCGGGACGCGGCGCGTGGATCGGCGTGTCGCGCGCCGACCTCGAAACCGCGCAGGCGAAGGGCAAGCTGAAAGGCGGGCTAGCGCGTGCGCTGCACGAGGGTCAGTTCACCATCCCCGACGATCTGGGCGAGCGGATCGAGGCACAGCTTCGGCGCGCGACGCTCGACCGGCTGGGGCTTGAATCCCGCTCGGGAACGCTGATCAGCGGCAACGAAAAGATCGAGCAGGCGGCGCGGCGCGGACAGGTCCGGCTGTTGCTCCACGCCAGCGACGCGGGCGAGGATGGTCGCAAGAAACTGGCGCAGGCGTGGCGCGTCGGCGAGGATGACGAGGGCTCGGGCCGCGAGGGCCAGGTCTTGCCGGTGGACCGGCACACCCTATCTATGGCATTGGGCCGCGAGAATGCGGTGCATCTGGCGATTACGGACGCCCGCGCGGCGGACCGGGTGCTGGCGCATTTGAGCCGCTGGCAGTTTTTCACAGGATGGAGTAGGGACGCGGCCAACCGCGATTCCGATCCGCTTGCCCCGCCGCCCGCCGGCGAGGAAAAAACAGGGACGGCGCCTGCTGGCACCGCCGCTTCGGACGCGTTTTGA
- the nusA gene encoding transcription termination factor NusA, giving the protein MATAISANKAELLAIANSVASEKMIDKTIVIEAIEEAIQRAARARYGAENDIRAKLDAQTGDLRLWRVVEVVEQVEDYFKQVDLASGQKLQKDAKIGDFIVDPLPAVDLGRIDAQSAKQVIFQKVREADRERQYQEFKDRAGEIITGVVKSVEFGHIVVNLGRAEGVIRRDQQIPRELMRVGDRVRALILSVRSETRGPQIFLSRAHPDFMKKLFAQEVPEIYDGIIEIKAAARDPGSRAKIGVISYDGSIDPVGACVGMKGSRVQAVVQEMQGEKIDIIPWSEDTATFVVNALQPATVQRVVIDEDDSRIEVVVPDDQLSLAIGRRGQNVRLASQLTGSQIDIMTEADASEKRQREFVERSTMFQEELDVDETLAQLLVAEGFGELEEVAYVGIDELASIEGFDDELAQELQSRATEALERREEASRQERRGLGVEDDLADIPHLTEAMLVVLGKAGIKTLDDLADLATDELIAKKRTDNRRGPPRGERAEDKGGVLGEYGLSEEQGNEIIMAARAHWFEDEPAAEAAQAGPAAEPQNGEAADADPAQ; this is encoded by the coding sequence ATGGCCACTGCCATTTCCGCCAACAAGGCCGAACTCCTCGCGATTGCCAATTCGGTCGCCAGCGAGAAGATGATCGACAAGACGATCGTCATCGAGGCGATCGAGGAAGCAATCCAGCGCGCCGCGCGCGCCCGCTACGGCGCCGAAAACGACATCCGCGCCAAGCTCGACGCCCAGACCGGCGACCTCCGTCTGTGGCGGGTCGTCGAGGTCGTCGAACAGGTCGAGGATTATTTCAAGCAGGTCGACCTCGCGTCGGGCCAGAAGCTGCAGAAGGACGCCAAGATCGGCGACTTCATCGTCGATCCGCTGCCCGCGGTCGACCTTGGCCGCATCGACGCCCAGTCGGCGAAGCAGGTGATCTTCCAGAAGGTCCGCGAAGCCGACCGCGAGCGCCAGTATCAGGAATTCAAGGACCGCGCGGGCGAGATCATCACCGGCGTCGTCAAGTCGGTCGAATTCGGCCACATCGTCGTCAACCTCGGCCGCGCCGAGGGCGTCATCCGCCGCGACCAGCAGATCCCGCGCGAACTGATGCGCGTCGGCGACCGCGTCCGCGCTTTGATCCTGTCGGTGCGCAGCGAAACCCGCGGCCCGCAGATTTTCCTCAGCCGCGCGCACCCCGACTTCATGAAGAAGCTGTTCGCGCAGGAAGTGCCCGAAATCTACGACGGCATCATCGAGATCAAGGCGGCCGCCCGCGACCCGGGTTCGCGCGCCAAGATCGGCGTCATCAGCTATGACGGCAGCATCGATCCCGTCGGCGCCTGCGTCGGCATGAAGGGCAGCCGCGTGCAGGCGGTCGTCCAGGAAATGCAGGGCGAAAAGATCGACATCATTCCCTGGTCGGAAGACACGGCGACCTTCGTCGTCAACGCGCTCCAGCCCGCAACGGTCCAGCGCGTCGTCATCGACGAGGACGACAGCCGCATCGAAGTCGTCGTTCCCGACGACCAGCTCAGCCTCGCCATCGGTCGCCGCGGCCAGAATGTCCGTCTCGCCAGCCAGCTCACCGGCAGCCAGATCGACATCATGACCGAAGCCGACGCGAGCGAGAAGCGCCAGCGCGAATTCGTCGAACGCTCGACGATGTTCCAGGAAGAACTCGACGTCGACGAAACGCTCGCGCAGCTGCTCGTCGCCGAAGGCTTCGGCGAACTCGAGGAAGTCGCCTATGTCGGTATCGACGAACTCGCGAGCATCGAAGGCTTTGACGACGAACTGGCGCAGGAGCTGCAGAGCCGCGCGACCGAAGCGCTCGAACGCCGCGAGGAAGCCTCGCGTCAGGAACGCCGCGGGCTCGGGGTCGAGGACGATCTGGCCGATATTCCGCACCTGACCGAAGCCATGCTCGTCGTGCTCGGCAAGGCGGGGATCAAGACGCTCGACGACCTCGCCGACCTCGCGACCGACGAACTGATCGCCAAGAAGCGCACCGACAACCGTCGCGGCCCGCCGCGCGGCGAACGCGCCGAGGACAAGGGCGGCGTGCTCGGCGAATATGGCCTCAGCGAAGAGCAGGGCAACGAGATCATCATGGCGGCGCGTGCGCACTGGTTCGAAGACGAACCTGCAGCCGAAGCAGCGCAAGCCGGGCCCGCGGCGGAGCCGCAAAACGGGGAGGCCGCCGATGCGGACCCCGCGCAATGA
- the rimP gene encoding ribosome maturation protein RimP: MVDIGVLNAIIAPEAEAMGLALVRVAFFGGESDPTLQVMAERPDTRQLTIDDCADLSRRISDRLDALEEAGKDPIDQAYRLEVSSPGIDRPLTRRADFADWAGHEAKIALKEKLNGRQRFNGELVGIDGDTVRILDKEEVEHSLPFDAIDTAKLVLTDKLIAATVPLSIEGADEMEEEGQD; this comes from the coding sequence TTGGTCGATATCGGCGTCCTCAATGCGATCATCGCGCCCGAAGCCGAGGCGATGGGCCTCGCGCTGGTGCGCGTCGCCTTTTTCGGCGGCGAGAGCGACCCGACGCTGCAGGTGATGGCCGAACGGCCCGACACGCGCCAGCTGACGATCGACGATTGCGCCGACCTGTCGCGCCGCATCTCGGACCGGCTCGACGCGCTCGAGGAAGCGGGCAAGGACCCGATCGACCAGGCGTACCGGCTGGAGGTCTCGTCGCCCGGCATCGACCGGCCGCTGACGCGCCGCGCCGATTTCGCCGACTGGGCGGGGCATGAGGCAAAGATCGCGCTCAAGGAAAAGCTGAACGGGCGTCAGCGTTTCAACGGCGAGCTCGTCGGCATCGACGGCGATACCGTCAGGATTTTGGACAAGGAAGAGGTGGAGCACAGCTTGCCGTTTGACGCGATCGACACGGCAAAGCTCGTCCTCACCGACAAACTGATTGCCGCAACCGTCCCGCTCTCGATCGAGGGCGCCGACGAAATGGAAGAAGAAGGACAGGACTGA
- a CDS encoding CpaF family protein — protein MSAFGRRPGTAGRPAFGVAKPMQGGGGAAGGSQFPAIEPAAMPESPSGPLSPEMEAMERLNQRSTAEMAEPEKAQGFEASVHKIKEQVLPRLLERVDPEAAATLSKDELTEEFRPIILEVLAELRITLNRREQFALEKVLVDELLGFGPLEELLADPDISDIMVNGPYQTYIERKGQLVIAPIQFRDEQHLFQIAQRICNMVGRRVDQTTPLADARLKDGSRVNVIVPPLSLRGTAISIRKFSAKPITLDMLCQWGAMSQKMCTALKIAGASRFNIVISGGTGSGKTTMLNALSKMIDPGERVLTIEDAAELRLQQPHWLPLETRPANLEGNGAIHMGDLVKNALRMRPDRIIMGEVRGSECFDLLAAMNTGHDGSMCTLHSNSPRECLGRMENMVLMGDIKIPKEAISKQIADSVDMIVQIKRLRDGSRRVTNVTEVIGMEGDVIVTQELFKFEYLDEDKDGKIVGEYRAMGLRPYTLEKARQYGFDQPYLEACL, from the coding sequence ATGAGTGCATTCGGACGTCGACCCGGAACCGCAGGCCGCCCCGCTTTTGGCGTGGCGAAGCCGATGCAGGGCGGTGGCGGAGCAGCCGGCGGCAGCCAGTTTCCGGCGATCGAGCCGGCCGCGATGCCCGAGTCGCCGTCGGGTCCGCTGTCGCCCGAAATGGAGGCGATGGAACGGCTGAACCAGCGTTCGACCGCCGAAATGGCCGAACCCGAAAAGGCCCAGGGGTTCGAGGCTAGCGTCCACAAGATCAAGGAACAGGTGCTGCCGCGCCTGCTCGAACGCGTCGATCCCGAAGCCGCGGCGACGCTGAGCAAGGACGAGCTGACCGAGGAATTCCGCCCGATCATCCTCGAAGTGCTTGCCGAACTGCGCATCACGCTCAATCGCCGCGAACAGTTCGCGCTCGAAAAGGTGCTCGTCGACGAACTGCTCGGCTTCGGCCCGCTCGAGGAATTGCTCGCCGATCCCGACATCAGCGACATCATGGTCAACGGCCCGTACCAGACCTATATCGAACGCAAGGGCCAGCTCGTCATCGCGCCGATCCAGTTCCGCGACGAACAGCATCTGTTCCAGATCGCACAGCGCATCTGTAACATGGTCGGCCGCCGCGTCGACCAGACGACGCCGCTTGCCGACGCCCGTCTCAAGGACGGTTCTCGTGTGAACGTGATCGTGCCACCGCTCTCCTTGCGCGGCACCGCGATCTCGATTCGTAAATTCTCGGCCAAGCCGATCACGCTCGACATGCTCTGCCAGTGGGGCGCGATGAGCCAGAAGATGTGCACCGCGCTGAAGATCGCGGGCGCGAGCCGTTTCAACATCGTCATCTCGGGCGGTACCGGTTCGGGCAAGACGACGATGCTCAACGCCCTCTCCAAGATGATCGACCCCGGCGAGCGCGTCCTGACGATCGAGGATGCCGCCGAACTTCGCCTGCAGCAGCCGCACTGGCTGCCGCTGGAAACGCGCCCCGCGAACCTCGAGGGCAATGGCGCGATCCACATGGGCGACCTCGTCAAGAACGCGCTGCGTATGCGTCCCGACCGCATCATCATGGGCGAAGTCCGTGGCTCGGAGTGTTTCGACCTCCTCGCCGCGATGAACACGGGTCACGACGGGTCGATGTGTACGCTGCACAGCAACAGCCCGCGCGAATGCCTCGGCCGTATGGAGAATATGGTGCTGATGGGCGACATCAAGATTCCGAAGGAAGCGATCTCGAAGCAGATCGCCGATTCGGTCGACATGATCGTCCAGATCAAGCGTCTGCGCGACGGGTCGCGCCGCGTCACCAACGTCACCGAGGTGATCGGCATGGAAGGCGACGTCATCGTCACCCAGGAACTGTTCAAGTTCGAATATCTCGACGAGGACAAGGACGGCAAGATCGTCGGCGAATATCGCGCGATGGGCCTGCGCCCCTATACGCTCGAAAAGGCGCGCCAGTACGGTTTCGACCAGCCCTATCTCGAGGCGTGCCTCTAA
- a CDS encoding isopenicillin N synthase family dioxygenase: MTTLPVIDIAPLRAMDDAEMVERTAAAIGAASAEFGFFYADGHGIADSLVARLETASHRFFALSDKEKAEIAMAHGGIAWRGWFPLGGELTSGLPDRKEGLYLGEDLAADDPRVVAGWPLHGANLWPRAVPELRQAVGDYLDAAVAAAEALMRGMALALGLPAEHFAAGMTRRPTLLFRIFHYPPDGAPGRFGVGEHSDYGLLTLLGQDGHGGLEVRAANGDWIAVPPQGRMLVVNIGDMFERLTRGRFRSAPHRVINASGRDRLSWPLFYDPDFAAPVDPLPIAATARSLPRWDDVDVHAASGTYGDYLLGKVGKVFPDLAGKAFRD; encoded by the coding sequence GTGACGACGCTTCCCGTCATCGATATCGCGCCGCTGCGCGCGATGGACGATGCGGAGATGGTGGAGCGCACGGCCGCGGCGATCGGCGCGGCGAGCGCCGAATTCGGTTTCTTCTACGCCGATGGACATGGCATCGCCGACAGCCTCGTCGCGCGGCTCGAAACGGCGAGCCATCGTTTCTTTGCGTTGTCCGACAAAGAGAAGGCCGAAATCGCGATGGCGCATGGCGGCATCGCATGGCGCGGCTGGTTCCCGCTCGGCGGCGAGCTGACCTCGGGCCTCCCCGACCGCAAGGAGGGGCTTTATCTCGGCGAGGATCTGGCCGCCGACGACCCGCGGGTGGTTGCCGGCTGGCCGCTGCACGGCGCCAACCTCTGGCCGCGCGCGGTCCCCGAACTGCGGCAAGCGGTGGGCGACTATCTGGACGCGGCGGTCGCTGCCGCCGAGGCGCTGATGCGCGGCATGGCGCTCGCGCTCGGCCTGCCCGCGGAGCATTTCGCGGCGGGCATGACGCGGCGGCCCACCCTGCTTTTTCGTATCTTCCACTATCCTCCGGACGGCGCGCCCGGCCGGTTCGGGGTTGGCGAGCATAGCGATTACGGCTTGCTCACGCTGCTCGGGCAGGACGGCCATGGCGGGCTGGAAGTGCGCGCCGCGAACGGCGACTGGATTGCCGTGCCGCCGCAAGGACGGATGCTGGTCGTCAATATCGGCGACATGTTCGAACGGCTGACGCGCGGCCGCTTCCGCTCGGCGCCGCACCGCGTGATCAACGCATCGGGACGCGACCGGCTGTCCTGGCCTTTATTCTATGATCCCGATTTTGCCGCGCCGGTCGATCCGCTGCCGATCGCGGCTACGGCGCGCAGCCTGCCGCGCTGGGACGATGTCGACGTCCATGCGGCCAGCGGCACCTATGGCGATTATCTGCTCGGCAAGGTCGGCAAGGTCTTTCCCGACCTCGCCGGCAAAGCGTTTCGCGACTGA
- a CDS encoding class I SAM-dependent methyltransferase — MRSLLLVASAAIALSGPAAFAQDGHAGHDAHAAHQSADADGTAIAAAVAASTRSPANTARDPYRHPAETLAFFGVKPGDTIVELWPGGGWYTEILAPLTKAGGGTLYVAAPWEKGLNRIKEKQAADAATYGAVKLAEFPGTGAGDKVPDGGADVVLTFRNVHNWRFGGADKTADAFKQIFAMLKPGGTLGVVEHRLPEEMASALEEKSGYMKRSSVVGFAEAAGFKLVGESDINANPKDTHDYEKGVWTLPPNLTEGDKDREKYLAIGESDRMTLKFVKPAS; from the coding sequence ATGCGTTCCCTGTTGCTGGTTGCAAGTGCCGCCATCGCCCTTTCGGGTCCCGCCGCCTTCGCACAGGACGGCCATGCCGGTCACGACGCGCACGCCGCCCACCAAAGCGCCGATGCCGACGGCACGGCGATTGCCGCCGCGGTCGCCGCTTCGACCCGCAGCCCCGCCAACACCGCGCGCGACCCATATCGCCACCCCGCCGAGACGCTCGCTTTCTTCGGGGTCAAGCCGGGCGACACGATCGTCGAACTGTGGCCCGGCGGCGGCTGGTACACCGAAATCCTCGCCCCGCTGACCAAGGCCGGCGGCGGCACGCTCTATGTCGCGGCGCCGTGGGAAAAAGGGCTGAACAGGATCAAGGAAAAGCAGGCGGCGGACGCCGCGACCTATGGCGCCGTCAAGCTCGCCGAATTCCCGGGCACCGGCGCGGGCGACAAGGTTCCCGACGGCGGCGCCGACGTCGTGCTGACCTTCCGCAACGTCCACAACTGGCGCTTCGGCGGCGCCGACAAGACGGCGGATGCGTTCAAGCAGATCTTTGCGATGCTGAAGCCCGGCGGCACGCTCGGCGTCGTCGAGCACCGGCTGCCCGAGGAGATGGCTTCGGCGCTCGAGGAAAAGAGCGGCTATATGAAGCGCTCTTCGGTCGTCGGTTTCGCTGAGGCGGCGGGCTTCAAGCTCGTCGGCGAGAGCGATATCAACGCCAACCCCAAGGACACGCACGATTATGAAAAGGGCGTGTGGACGCTGCCGCCGAACCTGACCGAAGGCGACAAGGACCGCGAGAAATATCTGGCGATCGGCGAGTCGGACCGGATGACGCTGAAATTCGTGAAGCCAGCAAGCTGA